From Cellulosimicrobium sp. ES-005, one genomic window encodes:
- a CDS encoding F0F1 ATP synthase subunit gamma, with product MAGSQRVYKQRIKSTQSLKKMFRAQELIAASRIGKARDRTAAASPYARAITRAVSAVATHTSTKHPLTSERTDTNRVAVLVVASDRGMAGAYSASIIRETERLVERLVAEGKEVALYAAGRRAISYYTFRGRELAGSWSYGSDAPNSEVAGEIADALLGAFLAPAAEGGVSELHIVYTQFVNMVTQRPRVVRMLPLEVVEGVAPAGKHDVLPLYDFEPSPEAVLDALLPRYVRSRIFSCLLEAAASELAARQRAMHTATDNAEDLIRNYTRLANQARQADITQEISEIVSGADALAAS from the coding sequence ATGGCCGGATCCCAGCGCGTCTACAAGCAGCGGATCAAGTCGACGCAGTCGCTCAAGAAGATGTTCCGCGCGCAGGAGCTCATCGCTGCGTCGCGCATCGGCAAGGCGCGCGACCGCACGGCCGCCGCGTCGCCGTACGCCCGGGCGATCACCCGGGCGGTCTCGGCCGTCGCGACGCACACGTCGACGAAGCACCCGCTGACCAGCGAGCGCACGGACACCAACCGCGTGGCGGTGCTCGTCGTCGCGTCCGACCGCGGCATGGCCGGCGCGTACTCGGCGTCGATCATCCGCGAGACGGAGCGCCTCGTCGAGCGTCTCGTGGCCGAGGGCAAGGAGGTCGCGCTCTACGCGGCCGGACGTCGTGCCATCTCGTACTACACGTTCCGCGGGCGCGAGCTCGCCGGCTCGTGGTCGTACGGGTCGGACGCGCCGAACTCGGAGGTCGCGGGGGAGATCGCGGACGCCCTGCTGGGCGCGTTCCTCGCCCCGGCCGCCGAGGGCGGCGTGAGCGAGCTGCACATCGTGTACACGCAGTTCGTCAACATGGTCACGCAGCGCCCGCGCGTCGTGCGGATGCTCCCGCTCGAGGTCGTCGAGGGCGTCGCCCCGGCGGGCAAGCACGACGTGCTCCCGCTGTACGACTTCGAGCCCTCGCCCGAGGCCGTGCTCGACGCGCTGCTCCCGCGCTACGTGCGCAGCCGGATCTTCAGCTGCCTCCTCGAGGCGGCGGCGTCCGAGCTCGCGGCACGTCAGCGGGCGATGCACACGGCGACGGACAACGCGGAGGACCTCATCCGCAACTACACGCGGCTGGCGAACCAGGCGCGTCAGGCGGACATCACCCAGGAGATCAGCGAGATCGTCTCGGGTGCCGACGCCCTGGCGGCGTCATGA
- the atpD gene encoding F0F1 ATP synthase subunit beta, producing the protein MTATTVEAQVEHSSGPGVGRVARVIGPVVDIEFPADAIPDIYNALTVEIDLSSQGEGEKSFTLTLEVAQHLGDSLIRAIALKPTDGLVRGAQVTDTGAPISVPVGDVTKGKVFNVTGDVLNAAPGETVEITERWPIHRKPPAFDQLESKTTMFETGIKVIDLLTPYVQGGKIGLFGGAGVGKTVLIQEMIQRVAQDHGGVSVFAGVGERTREGNDLIHEMEDAGVFDKTALVFGQMDEPPGTRLRVALSALTMAEYFRDVKKQDVLLFIDNIFRFTQAGSEVSTLLGRMPSAVGYQPNLADEMGLLQERITSTRGHSITSLQAIYVPADDYTDPAPATTFAHLDATTELSREIASRGLYPAVDPLASTSRILDPRYVGQEHYDVATRVKSILQRNKELQDIIAILGVDELSEEDKTVVARARRIQQFLSQNTYMAEKFTGVAGSTVPLSETIEAFKKIADGEFDHIAEQAFYNIGGLEDLERNWARIQQEYGA; encoded by the coding sequence ATGACCGCCACCACCGTGGAAGCACAGGTCGAGCACTCCAGCGGTCCCGGCGTGGGCCGAGTCGCTCGTGTGATCGGCCCCGTCGTGGACATCGAGTTCCCGGCGGACGCCATCCCCGACATCTACAACGCGCTGACCGTCGAGATCGACCTCTCGTCGCAGGGCGAGGGCGAGAAGTCCTTCACGCTCACGCTCGAGGTCGCCCAGCACCTGGGCGACTCGCTCATCCGCGCGATCGCCCTCAAGCCGACCGACGGCCTCGTCCGCGGCGCCCAGGTGACGGACACGGGCGCGCCGATCAGCGTCCCCGTCGGCGACGTCACCAAGGGCAAGGTCTTCAACGTGACGGGCGACGTGCTCAACGCCGCTCCGGGCGAGACGGTCGAGATCACCGAGCGCTGGCCGATCCACCGCAAGCCCCCGGCGTTCGACCAGCTCGAGTCGAAGACCACGATGTTCGAGACGGGCATCAAGGTCATCGACCTGCTGACCCCCTACGTCCAGGGTGGGAAGATCGGCCTCTTCGGCGGTGCGGGCGTCGGCAAGACGGTCCTCATCCAGGAGATGATCCAGCGCGTCGCCCAGGACCACGGCGGTGTCTCGGTGTTCGCCGGCGTCGGCGAGCGCACGCGTGAGGGCAACGACCTCATCCACGAGATGGAGGACGCGGGCGTCTTCGACAAGACCGCCCTCGTCTTCGGCCAGATGGACGAGCCGCCGGGCACGCGTCTTCGCGTCGCGCTCTCCGCGCTGACGATGGCGGAGTACTTCCGCGACGTGAAGAAGCAGGACGTGCTGCTGTTCATCGACAACATCTTCCGCTTCACGCAGGCGGGCTCCGAGGTGTCGACGCTGCTCGGGCGCATGCCCTCCGCGGTGGGCTACCAGCCGAACCTCGCGGACGAGATGGGTCTGCTCCAGGAGCGCATCACCTCGACGCGTGGTCACTCGATCACGTCGCTCCAGGCGATCTACGTCCCGGCGGACGACTACACCGACCCGGCGCCGGCGACGACGTTCGCGCACCTCGACGCGACGACCGAGCTCTCGCGTGAGATCGCCTCGCGTGGTCTGTACCCGGCGGTGGACCCGCTCGCGTCGACGAGCCGCATCCTCGACCCGCGCTACGTGGGCCAGGAGCACTACGACGTCGCGACGCGCGTGAAGTCGATCCTGCAGCGCAACAAGGAGCTCCAGGACATCATCGCGATCCTCGGCGTGGACGAGCTCTCGGAGGAGGACAAGACGGTCGTCGCGCGTGCGCGCCGCATCCAGCAGTTCCTCTCCCAGAACACCTACATGGCGGAGAAGTTCACCGGCGTCGCGGGCTCGACCGTGCCGCTGAGCGAGACCATCGAGGCGTTCAAGAAGATCGCGGACGGCGAGTTCGACCACATCGCCGAGCAGGCCTTCTACAACATCGGTGGCCTCGAGGACCTCGAGCGCAACTGGGCGCGCATCCAGCAGGAGTACGGCGCCTGA